Proteins encoded within one genomic window of Erinaceus europaeus chromosome 13, mEriEur2.1, whole genome shotgun sequence:
- the LOC132542402 gene encoding zinc finger protein 709-like → MFCILIIESVIFIVMSLINCSLFYSNTAVKVSEGKKSQNGRKSQECEVYNKLLTDSIHLQKHERIHSGEKPYGCKQCSKTFSCSSKLKKHERTHSGEKPYECKQCTKTFSCSSSLKLHERTHSGEKPYECKQCTKTFSCSNSLKLHERTHSGEKPYECKQCSKTFRSSSHLRVHERTHSGEKPYECKQCTKTFICSSSLHSHERTHSGEKPYECKQCTKTFSCSSSLKLHERTHSGEKPYECKQCTKTFRFSSGLKLHERTHSGEKPYECKQCTKTFRFSNCLKLHERTHTGEKPYECKQCNKTFRSSSHLRVHERTHSGEKPYECKQCTKIFICSSSLRSHERIHTETL, encoded by the coding sequence ATGTTCTGCATCCTGATAATAGAATCAGTCATATTCATTGTAATGTCATTAATAAACTGttcattattttacagtaataccGCAGTGAAAGTCTCTGAGGGCAAAAAAAGTCAGAATGGTAGAAaatctcaagaatgtgaagtatacaatAAATTACTCACTGATTCTATTCATcttcaaaaacatgaaagaattcacagtggagagaaaccctatggatgtaaacagtgtagtaaaacattcagttgttccagtaaacttaagaaacatgaaagaactcacagtggagagaaaccttatgaatgtaaacaatgtactaaaacattcagttgttccagtagtcttaagctacatgaaagaactcacagtggagagaaaccctatgaatgtaaacaatgtactaaaacattcagttgttccaataGTCTTAagctacatgaaagaactcacagtggagagaaaccctatgaatgtaaacaatgtagtaaaacattccgttcttccagtcatcttcgggtacatgaaagaactcacagtggagagaaaccctatgaatgtaaacaatgtactaaAACATTCATTTGTTCTAGTAGTCTTCactcacatgaaagaactcacagtggagagaaaccctatgaatgtaaacaatgtactaaaacattcagttgttccagtagtcttaagctacatgaaagaactcacagtggagagaaaccctatgaatgtaagcaATGTACTAAAACATTCCGTTTTTCCAGTGGTCTTAaactacatgaaagaactcacagtggagagaaaccctatgaatgtaagcaATGTACTAAAACGTTCCGTTTTTCCAATTGTCTTAagctacatgaaagaactcacactggagagaaaccctatgaatgtaaacaatgtaataaaacattccgttcttccagtcatcttcgggtacatgaaagaactcacagtggagagaaaccctatgaatgtaaacaatgtactaaaatattcatttgttccagtagtcttcgctcacatgaaagaattcacactgaaaccctatga